Proteins encoded by one window of Kribbella flavida DSM 17836:
- the rffA gene encoding dTDP-4-amino-4,6-dideoxygalactose transaminase, translating to MPDPIVFSKAYISGDELAYVAQAFSSSAVAGDGPFTARATELVTKLTGGLGSLLTTSCTHALEMTALLLDLAPGDEVIMPSFTFVSTANAYALRGAVPVFVDVRPDTLNLDETQVEAAITDRTKAIVVVHYAGVAVAMDEILAIAAKYGVAVVEDNAHGLGGSYKGRPLGSLGLMATQSFHGTKNVHCGEGGALVVNDTDLLHRAEIIREKGTNRSQFFRGQVDKYRWVDIGSSYLPADPLAAFLTGQLERFDQIQAPRLAIWERYDRELADWAGARGIGVPTVPEECVHPAHMYYLLMPSHEHQLGLIAHLRERNITAPFHYIPLHSAPAGEKYGRVGPGGCDVTERISGQLVRLPLFSQLTEEEQTRVIEGLLSYPI from the coding sequence ATGCCGGACCCGATCGTGTTCTCCAAGGCCTACATCTCCGGCGACGAGCTGGCCTACGTGGCACAGGCCTTCTCGTCGTCCGCCGTCGCGGGCGACGGTCCGTTCACCGCCCGCGCCACCGAGTTGGTCACCAAGCTCACCGGCGGGCTCGGGTCCCTGCTGACCACGTCCTGCACGCACGCGCTGGAGATGACCGCGCTGCTGCTCGACCTGGCGCCGGGTGACGAGGTGATCATGCCGTCGTTCACCTTCGTCTCGACCGCCAACGCGTACGCGCTGCGCGGCGCCGTCCCGGTGTTCGTGGACGTCCGGCCGGACACCCTGAACCTGGACGAGACCCAGGTCGAGGCCGCGATCACGGACCGGACCAAGGCGATCGTGGTGGTGCACTACGCCGGCGTCGCGGTGGCGATGGACGAGATCCTGGCGATCGCCGCGAAGTACGGCGTCGCGGTGGTCGAGGACAATGCGCACGGCCTCGGCGGCTCCTACAAGGGCCGTCCGCTCGGCTCGCTCGGGCTGATGGCCACCCAGTCGTTCCACGGCACCAAGAACGTGCACTGCGGCGAGGGCGGCGCGCTGGTCGTGAACGACACCGACCTGCTGCACCGGGCCGAGATCATTCGCGAGAAGGGCACCAACCGCAGCCAGTTCTTCCGCGGCCAGGTGGACAAGTACCGCTGGGTCGACATCGGCTCCAGCTACCTGCCGGCCGACCCGCTGGCGGCGTTCCTGACCGGCCAGCTGGAGCGGTTCGACCAGATCCAGGCGCCGCGGCTGGCGATCTGGGAGCGCTACGACCGGGAGCTGGCCGACTGGGCCGGCGCGCGCGGCATCGGCGTACCGACGGTCCCGGAGGAGTGCGTGCACCCGGCGCACATGTACTACCTGCTGATGCCGTCGCACGAGCACCAGCTGGGCCTGATCGCCCATCTGCGCGAGCGCAACATCACCGCGCCGTTCCACTACATCCCGCTGCACTCGGCCCCGGCCGGCGAGAAGTACGGCAGGGTCGGCCCCGGCGGGTGCGACGTCACCGAGCGGATCAGCGGCCAGCTGGTCCGGCTGCCGCTGTTCAGTCAGCTGACCGAGGAGGAGCAGACCCGAGTGATCGAGGGCCTGCTCTCCTACCCGATCTGA
- a CDS encoding N-acetyltransferase translates to MGWYDALEAGELTSSPSAYESQRFGVSVDRITVSASAGTPLAEVLTAVGKSTADVVVLRYPAREVDWFAALATGPRTALLADSLVYWSLPVGKGRRPAPLAGFTAGLESAIDDDLVDDLVGDIFGDYGNHYCANPLFNRALALAGYQQWARRSISTAGAVVLRGPDRRVLALATVDQQASWTEIELAGVVPAEQGRGRYAHLLAAVEDASTTRRLVISTQGHNTGVQRAWARYGFEPVHTLLTVHLVTPGLLPDERCGGAAEAGRAR, encoded by the coding sequence ATGGGGTGGTACGACGCGCTCGAAGCCGGCGAGCTGACCAGCAGCCCTTCGGCGTACGAGTCCCAGCGGTTCGGGGTCTCGGTGGACCGGATCACCGTCTCCGCCTCCGCCGGCACGCCGCTGGCCGAGGTGCTCACCGCGGTCGGCAAGTCGACGGCCGACGTCGTCGTGCTGCGCTATCCCGCCCGCGAGGTGGACTGGTTCGCCGCACTCGCCACCGGCCCGCGGACGGCCCTGCTGGCGGACAGCCTGGTCTACTGGTCGCTCCCGGTCGGCAAGGGCCGTCGCCCGGCGCCGCTGGCCGGGTTCACCGCGGGGCTGGAGTCGGCCATCGACGACGACCTCGTCGACGACCTGGTCGGTGACATCTTCGGCGACTACGGCAACCACTACTGCGCGAACCCGTTGTTCAACCGGGCGCTCGCGCTGGCGGGCTACCAGCAATGGGCCCGGCGCAGCATCTCCACCGCGGGAGCTGTCGTTCTGCGCGGCCCGGACCGCCGGGTACTGGCACTGGCCACCGTGGACCAGCAGGCGTCCTGGACGGAGATCGAGCTGGCCGGCGTCGTGCCCGCCGAGCAGGGCCGCGGCCGGTACGCGCACCTGCTGGCGGCGGTCGAGGACGCGAGCACGACCCGGCGACTGGTGATCTCCACGCAGGGCCACAACACCGGCGTCCAGCGCGCCTGGGCACGGTACGGCTTCGAACCCGTGCACACCCTGCTGACGGTCCATCTGGTAACGCCGGGATTACTGCCGGATGAACGGTGCGGTGGTGCTGCCGAGGCCGGCCGCGCGCGGTGA
- a CDS encoding glycosyltransferase family 2 protein produces MTPRLSVVVPFYNVRDYIGDCLDSIARQTWTDFEAILVDDGSPDDSAAIAKEFCDRDARFRIVAQENQGLGPARNTGVRHAQGEYLTFVDSDDLVTRHGFEKLIRSLDRTGSSFAGGNARRFNNSAGVRPSWIHRQPFARDRLATHVIETPDLILDRMVWNKVYRRSFWDEYGYQFPAIRYEDYPVTLKAHLDAVTVDALAVPVYYWRERESGESITQQKFQLGNLEDRVRSAEMVMDLVETGDTLREVRRRVHGHFTQIDLLTLMMAFGAAPPEEEQNLLKLARRLMDRLDDSVLARAHSYDRIQHSALLAGDIDLLRRLATFRNEGGLRGGARAFTRPGRPWQFEHNYPGAQEQTASVPRELYRLPMKDLTIATSVQEVRWLEDGTLSVKGTTEIRHLETKTSSNLRVSLVVGGAETQLAVRRFDAIDSHGDPALVGFEVRLDKALLGKVKGTGAPAHFMVRLRSGRLRRHGKLRGQRPGSPGWPPGAWIDQSSWIQPGPGADGSFVLRRMVDPGRLTSAEQTADALVLKGRVTAGLEDAKLQVTRPLAGKDQMLPLTLTGDGRDFTVRIPIRPIIEDTNPDDPFTQRTTWAFRLVGSNDEKLLLWTAEPKAVHHLDQGRIVTLTRSTGGYVNLHEAPLRLPAEDAEIVAGDNGMELRVGGPDLARDGYTFSWRRYLDDSDDHLDVPCTLTVGEGRWTAAADLSTLIPADAVANAHDPLASLADWILFATGPDGADHAVQCEPFLSGRLPISVEQDGHTAALRPHAGTLHLEVR; encoded by the coding sequence GTGACGCCGCGGCTGAGTGTCGTTGTGCCCTTCTACAACGTCCGCGACTACATCGGGGACTGTCTGGACTCGATCGCGCGGCAGACCTGGACCGACTTCGAGGCCATCCTGGTCGACGACGGATCCCCCGACGACAGCGCCGCGATCGCCAAGGAGTTCTGCGACCGCGATGCCCGGTTCCGGATCGTCGCGCAGGAGAACCAGGGACTCGGGCCGGCCCGCAACACCGGGGTCCGGCACGCCCAGGGCGAGTACCTCACCTTCGTCGACAGCGACGACCTGGTCACCCGGCACGGCTTCGAGAAGCTGATCCGTTCGCTGGACCGGACCGGTTCCTCGTTCGCCGGCGGCAACGCGCGCCGGTTCAACAACTCCGCCGGTGTCCGGCCGTCGTGGATCCACCGGCAGCCGTTCGCCCGGGACCGGCTCGCCACGCACGTGATCGAGACCCCGGACCTGATCCTGGACCGGATGGTCTGGAACAAGGTCTACCGGCGCTCGTTCTGGGACGAGTACGGCTACCAGTTCCCGGCGATCCGCTACGAGGACTACCCGGTGACGCTCAAGGCGCACCTGGACGCGGTCACCGTCGACGCCCTCGCCGTACCGGTCTACTACTGGCGCGAGCGCGAGTCCGGCGAGTCGATCACCCAGCAGAAGTTCCAGCTCGGCAACCTCGAGGACCGGGTCCGGTCCGCCGAGATGGTGATGGACCTGGTCGAGACCGGCGACACGCTGCGCGAGGTTCGCCGCCGGGTGCACGGGCACTTCACCCAGATCGACCTGCTGACGCTGATGATGGCCTTCGGCGCGGCCCCGCCGGAGGAGGAGCAGAACCTGCTCAAGCTGGCCCGCCGTCTGATGGACCGGCTGGACGACAGCGTCCTGGCGCGGGCGCACAGCTACGACCGGATCCAGCACTCCGCGCTGCTCGCCGGCGACATCGACCTGCTGCGCCGGCTGGCGACCTTCCGCAACGAGGGCGGCCTGCGCGGCGGGGCCCGGGCCTTCACCCGGCCCGGCCGGCCGTGGCAGTTCGAGCACAACTACCCGGGCGCGCAGGAGCAGACCGCCTCGGTGCCGCGCGAGCTGTACCGGCTGCCGATGAAGGACCTGACCATCGCCACCAGCGTCCAGGAGGTCCGCTGGCTGGAGGACGGCACGCTGTCGGTCAAGGGCACCACCGAGATCCGGCACCTGGAGACCAAGACCTCCTCCAACCTGCGGGTCTCGCTGGTGGTCGGCGGCGCCGAGACCCAGCTGGCGGTTCGGCGCTTCGACGCCATCGACTCGCACGGGGACCCCGCGCTGGTCGGCTTCGAGGTCCGGCTCGACAAGGCTTTGCTGGGCAAGGTGAAGGGCACCGGTGCGCCGGCGCACTTCATGGTCCGGCTGCGCTCCGGGCGGCTGCGGCGGCACGGCAAGCTGCGCGGCCAGCGCCCGGGCAGCCCGGGCTGGCCGCCGGGGGCGTGGATCGACCAGAGCAGCTGGATCCAGCCGGGTCCGGGCGCCGACGGTTCGTTCGTGCTGCGCCGCATGGTGGATCCGGGCCGGCTCACCTCGGCCGAGCAGACCGCGGACGCCCTGGTGCTGAAGGGCCGGGTGACCGCGGGCCTGGAGGACGCGAAGCTGCAGGTGACCCGGCCGCTGGCCGGCAAGGACCAGATGCTGCCGCTGACGCTGACCGGTGACGGCCGCGACTTCACCGTCCGGATCCCGATCCGGCCGATCATCGAGGACACCAACCCCGACGACCCGTTCACCCAGCGCACCACCTGGGCGTTCCGGCTGGTCGGCAGCAACGACGAGAAGCTGCTGCTCTGGACCGCCGAGCCGAAGGCCGTGCACCACCTCGACCAGGGCCGGATCGTCACCCTGACCCGGTCCACCGGCGGCTACGTCAACCTGCACGAGGCGCCGCTGCGGCTGCCCGCCGAGGACGCCGAGATCGTTGCCGGTGACAACGGGATGGAACTGCGCGTCGGCGGCCCGGACCTGGCCCGCGACGGCTACACGTTCAGCTGGCGGCGCTACCTGGACGACTCCGACGACCACCTCGACGTGCCCTGCACGCTGACCGTCGGCGAGGGCCGCTGGACCGCCGCAGCCGATCTGAGCACGCTGATCCCGGCGGACGCGGTGGCGAACGCGCACGACCCGCTGGCCAGCCTGGCGGACTGGATCCTGTTCGCGACCGGACCGGACGGCGCCGACCACGCGGTGCAGTGCGAGCCGTTCCTGTCCGGCCGGCTGCCGATCTCCGTCGAGCAGGACGGCCACACCGCCGCTCTGCGCCCGCACGCCGGCACACTCCACCTCGAGGTCCGCTGA